From one Dermacentor variabilis isolate Ectoservices chromosome 3, ASM5094787v1, whole genome shotgun sequence genomic stretch:
- the LOC142576395 gene encoding uncharacterized protein LOC142576395 — MMSGVVGQRDVPVDTCWSVPVLSALMTLLVCMPSSYMGLVFVFIVQDYGVSRARASWPQNALFVAVHLSGLLVGALQRRISVARIAILSCFVASIGLTASAFTKDIVLVSVTLGALYGLGMGMFLMSVSIYNLMLFEKYKGTAMSMTFLAWGVAGLYGPVLLAWLRDTYALQGGLLICGGIILNSVPLGMLLRRPSRINFTSLKYAISNFLFRRNASSLKSVKVAALPLDEPDFAVSSIPEKMQSEADIMNANLQVSANAHPADVEEADADLHDRGILVEDDSSFVTSETKRQPARSLLNSLVAVLRTPAFYVFLAATVVSEYSLVSFATTIVDYATDKGIELSVAAQLVIFGAVGHILARICIVPLSDCAAASRLPMYACAFAVEAASTVAMPHVRSMAVITVLRIAESLAQGFVISTRGILLAQYLGIERVATCSGLFGLAMIPVSLSSPTILGYFRDTMGSYDPFYMMMAVLNAIVAAVLGLFFAYDWRHRKRQVERCGSTHRKPDNKQPRAEPS, encoded by the exons ATGATGTCGGGGGTTGTCGGCCAGCGCGATGTGCCTGTGGACACCTGCTGGAGCGTCCCGGTTCTGTCAGCGCTAATGACCCTCCTGGTCTGCATGCCATCATCCTACATGGGCCTGGTGTTCGTCTTCATCGTGCAGGACTATGGCGTGAGCCGAGCTCGTGCATCGTGGCCACAAAACGCATTATTCGTTGCGGTGCACCTTTCTG GGCTTCTGGTGGGAGCTCTACAGCGTAGGATTTCTGTCGCCAGGATAGCCATATTGAGCTGTTTCGTCGCATCCATCGGTTTGACTGCGTCGGCATTTACAAAGGACATCGTCTTGGTGTCTGTAACGCTTGGTGCATTATACG GTCTCGGCATGGGCATGTTTCTCATGTCCGTCTCCATTTACAACCTCATGCTTTTTGAGAAGTACAAAGGGACAGCCATGTCAATGACCTTCCTCGCCTGGGGCGTCGCTGGACTTTATGGTCCCGTTTTACTGGCCTGGCTTCGGGACACATACGCTCTTCAAGGCGGCTTACTCATATGCGGTGGCATAATTTTAAACTCTGTACCTCTGGGCATGCTTCTAAGAAGGCCTTCACGCATCAACTTTACCAGCCTGAAATATGCAATCAGCAACTTCTTGTTTAGGAGGAACGCCAGTTCTTTGAAATCGGTAAAGGTAGCAGCGCTTCCTCTCGATGAGCCAGACTTCGCTGTGAGCAGCATTCCTGAGAAGATGCAGAGCGAAGCAGATATCATGAATGCGAATCTACAAGTGTCTGCCAATGCACACCCAGCAGATGTCGAAGAAGCTGACGCAGACTTACATGACCGCGGAATCCTGGTAGAAGATGATTCATCTTTTGTTACGTCTGAAACCAAACGACAACCCGCGCGCAGCCTCTTGAATTCTTTAGTAGCAGTGCTGAGAACTCCTGCCTTCTACGTGTTTTTGGCTGCAACTGTAGTGAGCGAGTACTCACTTGTGTCTTTCGCCACAACCATCGTGGACTATGCAACCGACAAGGGCATCGAGCTGTCCGTCGCAGCGCAGCTAGTAATATTCGGCGCAGTCGGCCACATACTGGCGCGTATATGTATCGTGCCACTGTCCGACTGCGCGGCAGCCAGTCGGTTGCCGATGTACGCTTGCGCCTTTGCTGTCGAAGCTGCCTCCACAGTGGCAATGCCGCACGTCAGGTCAATGGCCGTCATTACAGTCCTTCGCATCGCCGAATCCCTGGCGCAAGGCTTCGTCATCTCTACCCGGGGTATCCTGCTGGCTCAATACTTGGGCATCGAAAGGGTGGCGACCTGCTCGGGTCTTTTCGGACTGGCCATGATCCCGGTGTCTCTCAGTAGCCCTACAATACTCG GATACTTCCGTGACACCATGGGGTCATACGACCCCTTCTATATGATGATGGCCGTTCTCAATGCAATTGTGGCCGCCGTGTTGGGCTTGTTCTTCGCTTACGACTGGAGACATAGGAAGCGACAAGTGGAACGGTGTGGTTCAACGCATCGAAAGCCCGACAACAAACAGCCGCGAGCCGAGCCTTCTTAG